In Rhodospirillaceae bacterium, the following proteins share a genomic window:
- a CDS encoding phosphoribulokinase, whose protein sequence is MPFKNVDRPIILGIVGDSASGKTTLSDGIANILGPDKVVTICTDDYHCYDRAERAGNGLSALNPQSNYIDILEQHVQQLKSGKPILKPHYNHTTGSLERPVYVEPREFIIMEGLLGYSTRSMRDAYDVKVYTEPNEELRIKWKTRRDCMERGYSEAAVRKSLSKRNTDREEFVQPQRTFADMVVSFYAPEERAEETGAHLNVRHTLRPTLPHPDLSPILEAGAKKGLRLELARDIDGKPVDVLEIAGNVDDERASAMENLLWDLIPEAQHLRQHVGTFTDEKNIQTLSHPLALSQLMITYHVVKAALGHHAI, encoded by the coding sequence ATGCCGTTCAAGAACGTAGATCGCCCGATTATTTTAGGCATCGTCGGCGATTCAGCCAGTGGCAAGACCACTTTGTCTGACGGCATCGCCAATATTCTGGGCCCGGACAAGGTGGTTACGATCTGTACCGACGATTACCACTGTTACGACCGCGCAGAGCGGGCGGGGAACGGTCTTTCCGCCCTAAATCCGCAAAGCAATTATATCGATATCCTTGAGCAGCACGTCCAGCAGCTTAAAAGTGGCAAGCCGATCCTTAAGCCCCATTACAATCACACCACGGGAAGCCTCGAGCGGCCTGTTTATGTTGAGCCCCGCGAATTCATTATTATGGAAGGGCTGCTTGGTTATTCGACCCGTTCCATGCGTGATGCCTACGACGTCAAGGTTTATACCGAACCCAATGAAGAGCTCCGCATAAAATGGAAAACCCGTCGCGATTGTATGGAACGCGGCTATAGCGAGGCCGCTGTCAGGAAATCCTTGTCCAAGCGCAACACCGACAGGGAAGAATTCGTGCAGCCACAACGCACCTTTGCCGACATGGTTGTCAGCTTCTACGCCCCTGAAGAGCGGGCAGAGGAAACCGGCGCCCACTTGAATGTCCGCCACACCCTGCGCCCGACATTGCCCCACCCGGACTTGTCACCGATTCTGGAAGCCGGGGCAAAAAAGGGCCTGCGCCTTGAATTGGCCCGCGATATTGACGGAAAGCCCGTCGATGTTCTGGAAATCGCAGGCAATGTTGATGATGAGCGGGCAAGCGCAATGGAAAATCTGCTGTGGGATTTGATACCCGAGGCCCAGCACTTAAGACAACACGTCGGCACTTTCACGGATGAAAAAAATATCCAAACTCTTAGCCATCCACTGGCCCTGTCGCAATTGATGATCACGTATCATGTCGTCAAAGCGGCTCTTGGCCATCACGCCATTTAA
- a CDS encoding response regulator transcription factor, with amino-acid sequence MTSPDSNTIDIVVADKSPLIQGGLATLLDGDDRFALIATAADGERFLEAIERMKFDIGIIGWDMPYLDGRGVLKKMAESPGPTPRIIVYTGNAAPDVPRQVMQLGGAGFCQKSESPESLIETILAVSEGRMVFPFMDMSKPGTDPFGLLTGREQELLIALSEGHTNIQIASELGISLNTVKFHLKNLYGKLSVKNRAQAVACYLRAHKPEY; translated from the coding sequence ATGACCTCACCCGATAGCAATACCATCGACATTGTCGTTGCTGACAAGTCCCCGCTGATTCAGGGTGGGCTTGCAACCTTGTTGGATGGTGATGATCGCTTCGCCCTGATTGCGACGGCGGCTGACGGCGAGCGTTTCCTTGAAGCCATCGAGCGGATGAAGTTCGATATCGGCATCATCGGCTGGGATATGCCCTATCTTGATGGCCGTGGCGTCCTCAAAAAAATGGCTGAATCCCCTGGCCCAACGCCCAGAATTATCGTTTATACAGGAAATGCCGCGCCCGATGTTCCCCGTCAGGTGATGCAGCTTGGCGGCGCTGGTTTTTGTCAAAAAAGCGAAAGCCCCGAAAGCCTGATCGAAACCATCCTTGCTGTTTCGGAAGGCCGCATGGTGTTCCCGTTTATGGATATGAGTAAGCCCGGAACCGATCCATTCGGGCTGTTGACGGGCCGCGAACAGGAATTGCTGATCGCCTTGTCAGAAGGTCACACAAACATTCAGATTGCCAGCGAACTGGGTATTTCCCTGAACACCGTCAAATTTCATTTGAAAAATCTGTATGGCAAATTGAGTGTCAAAAACCGGGCCCAGGCTGTCGCCTGTTATTTGCGCGCCCACAAACCTGAATATTAA